From a single Endozoicomonas euniceicola genomic region:
- the rpoZ gene encoding DNA-directed RNA polymerase subunit omega, translated as MARVTVEDCLDNVDNRFELVMVASKRARQLSIGGKEPKLDWENDKPTVMALREIADGLVSASSVEERIVDEDDAAMFLAGVES; from the coding sequence GTGGCTCGAGTAACCGTAGAAGACTGCCTGGATAACGTTGATAACCGTTTTGAACTGGTTATGGTTGCCTCCAAGCGCGCCCGTCAGCTGTCCATTGGCGGTAAAGAACCAAAGCTGGACTGGGAAAATGACAAACCAACCGTAATGGCTCTGCGCGAAATTGCCGACGGCCTGGTATCTGCAAGCTCTGTTGAAGAGCGCATTGTTGATGAAGACGATGCCGCTATGTTTCTGGCTGGTGTAGAAAGCTAA
- a CDS encoding aminopeptidase P family protein, translating to MSSTQEKLTALRSAMSASDIDAWIIPSSDPHESEYTAEHWGGRAWLSGFTGSAGTVVVLKDQAALWTDGRYFLQAGQELENSGIELMRGGMPEVPAIHEWLVDTLPEGSVVGFDGKVMSHHQTEKLLAAFADKNITIDVEKDLLENIWKGRPAMPATPVFLHDDSIAGKTREEKLAEVRLEMTKKGASHLLITMLDDIAWLLNLRASDIECNPVFLSYILLTDTEVKLYINSSRIEDDALQALKQSGIELLSYDAIADDIRNLGSNTHLLMNPASTNQWLVNALPDSVKIIKAASPTLLLKAIKNDVEIQRTGECHQRDGAAVVRFMRWLDENIPGGEVTELSLDECLQASRAQAPGFKGPSFPTIAGYASNGAIIHYRANEKSCQKVEPKGLLLVDSGAQYPDGTTDITRTFACGPVTEEEQKDYTLVLKSHINLAKARFLKGTRGMQLDILARQPVWEAGQNYNHGTGHGIGYFLNVHEGPHSVSPKWIDQPLQVGMLLTNEPGMYRSGKHGVRIENVMRVAEDITTEFGEFYQLVPVTLAPIDTRPIIREMLTQPEIDWLNQYHDRVREELSPLLSGADLDWLNKATQSF from the coding sequence ATGAGCAGTACACAAGAGAAGCTCACGGCCCTGAGGTCCGCCATGAGTGCCAGCGATATCGATGCCTGGATTATTCCCAGCTCTGACCCTCACGAAAGTGAATACACGGCAGAACACTGGGGGGGCAGGGCTTGGCTGTCCGGTTTTACCGGTTCAGCGGGCACTGTGGTCGTATTGAAAGATCAGGCCGCGCTCTGGACCGATGGCCGTTATTTCCTGCAGGCGGGGCAGGAGCTGGAGAACTCTGGCATTGAACTGATGCGTGGCGGTATGCCAGAGGTTCCGGCCATTCACGAGTGGCTGGTCGATACTTTGCCCGAAGGCAGTGTAGTCGGCTTTGATGGTAAGGTCATGAGCCATCACCAGACTGAGAAGTTACTGGCAGCCTTCGCTGACAAAAACATCACCATCGACGTTGAAAAGGATCTTCTGGAAAACATCTGGAAAGGTCGTCCAGCCATGCCCGCGACACCGGTATTTCTCCATGACGACAGCATTGCTGGCAAAACCAGAGAAGAGAAGCTGGCTGAAGTCCGATTGGAGATGACTAAAAAAGGTGCCAGCCACCTGCTGATTACCATGCTGGACGATATTGCCTGGCTGCTGAACCTACGCGCCAGCGATATTGAATGCAACCCGGTATTCCTCTCCTATATTCTGCTGACAGATACCGAAGTAAAGCTGTATATCAATAGCAGCCGCATTGAAGATGACGCTTTGCAGGCCTTAAAGCAGTCGGGCATAGAGCTGCTGTCTTACGATGCCATCGCTGACGATATTCGCAACCTGGGCAGCAACACTCACCTGTTGATGAATCCGGCGTCCACCAACCAGTGGCTGGTCAATGCACTGCCAGACTCCGTCAAAATCATTAAGGCCGCCAGCCCAACCCTGCTGCTGAAAGCCATTAAAAACGATGTGGAAATTCAGCGCACGGGCGAGTGTCATCAACGGGATGGCGCAGCGGTTGTCCGCTTTATGCGCTGGCTGGACGAAAATATTCCCGGCGGTGAAGTCACCGAACTGTCACTGGATGAGTGCCTGCAGGCCAGCCGGGCGCAGGCACCCGGGTTTAAGGGGCCAAGCTTCCCGACGATTGCCGGTTATGCTTCTAATGGTGCCATTATTCACTATCGTGCCAATGAAAAATCCTGTCAGAAGGTTGAGCCAAAAGGCCTGCTGCTGGTTGATTCCGGTGCCCAGTACCCGGACGGCACCACCGATATTACCCGAACCTTTGCCTGCGGCCCTGTGACTGAAGAAGAGCAAAAGGACTATACACTGGTTCTGAAGTCACATATCAACCTGGCAAAAGCCCGCTTCCTGAAAGGTACACGAGGGATGCAGCTGGATATCCTTGCGCGCCAGCCAGTCTGGGAAGCCGGACAAAACTATAACCACGGCACCGGCCACGGTATTGGTTACTTCCTGAACGTACACGAAGGGCCGCACAGCGTCAGCCCTAAATGGATTGATCAGCCTTTGCAGGTGGGTATGTTACTCACCAATGAGCCTGGCATGTACCGCAGTGGCAAACACGGTGTACGCATTGAAAACGTCATGCGTGTCGCTGAGGACATCACCACAGAGTTTGGTGAGTTCTACCAGCTGGTTCCAGTCACACTGGCACCGATTGATACACGACCCATTATCCGGGAGATGTTGACCCAGCCTGAAATCGACTGGCTGAATCAATACCATGACAGGGTTCGTGAAGAGTTGTCGCCACTGCTCAGTGGTGCTGATCTTGACTGGTTGAATAAAGCCACTCAGTCATTCTGA
- a CDS encoding alpha/beta fold hydrolase: MGKQAIGAITLTFLAGLSINSPMASEPEVTTHFADTGVAYVEQGNLTSHYRIIFIHGSPGSKEGYKDYLENPWLLKNAELISVDRLGYGQSPKKLEASLDSQSRSIEPLLTKDKINILVGHSLGATIALDLALMVPKRVQGMVLIAPALDPKLEEPKWYNRLADTRLVKAFLPDHWKKSNGEMMPLANELSKLSRKDWRLLDPVPVILIHGDEDSIADPDNSVFAIKRLKGKGKELVKVKGEGHFILWKNPSKIINEIKKIINAIDLSHP, encoded by the coding sequence GTGGGAAAGCAAGCCATTGGTGCCATTACCCTGACCTTCCTGGCCGGGCTGTCAATTAACTCGCCAATGGCTTCAGAACCGGAAGTAACCACTCATTTCGCCGATACCGGTGTCGCTTATGTGGAACAGGGAAATCTAACCAGTCACTACCGAATAATTTTTATACACGGCTCGCCGGGCAGCAAAGAAGGCTATAAAGATTATCTGGAAAACCCCTGGCTTTTGAAGAATGCTGAGTTAATTTCTGTAGACCGACTGGGTTATGGCCAGTCTCCGAAAAAACTTGAAGCCAGTCTGGACTCGCAATCCAGGTCTATCGAACCACTACTGACTAAAGACAAAATCAATATTCTCGTTGGTCACTCACTGGGGGCAACGATTGCCCTTGATCTCGCGCTGATGGTTCCCAAACGGGTACAGGGGATGGTTCTGATTGCTCCCGCACTTGATCCCAAACTTGAAGAACCTAAATGGTACAACAGACTGGCAGACACCAGGCTCGTCAAAGCTTTTCTGCCTGACCACTGGAAAAAATCAAACGGAGAAATGATGCCGCTGGCCAATGAGCTTTCGAAGCTGAGTCGCAAAGACTGGCGTTTGTTAGATCCAGTGCCTGTGATTTTGATTCATGGCGATGAAGATAGCATTGCCGATCCTGATAACTCTGTATTCGCCATTAAACGTTTAAAGGGTAAGGGAAAGGAGCTGGTAAAAGTCAAAGGTGAGGGGCACTTTATCCTATGGAAAAATCCCTCCAAAATTATTAACGAGATCAAAAAGATCATTAACGCTATCGACCTTAGTCACCCTTAG
- the gmk gene encoding guanylate kinase produces the protein MANKGKLYIIAAPSGAGKTSLVKAMVESTPHVKVSVSHTTRGQRSGEVDGVNYHFVSTEAFQKELGEGRFLEHAEVFGNFYGTSETWVREQLAKGEDVILEIDWQGAKQVRRLMPDAVSIFILPPSLEALRERLIGRGTDDMAIIDRRMAQAVNEMSHYGEFDYLVINDEFDLALRDLQTIIRSRRLAIGWMQHYKADLIKGLLN, from the coding sequence ATGGCGAATAAAGGCAAACTCTATATTATTGCAGCACCTTCCGGTGCCGGAAAAACCAGTCTGGTTAAGGCAATGGTAGAGTCTACGCCGCACGTAAAAGTGTCGGTATCCCATACCACTCGTGGACAACGTTCGGGGGAGGTAGATGGTGTAAATTATCACTTTGTCTCAACGGAAGCATTCCAGAAAGAACTGGGTGAAGGTCGTTTCCTTGAACACGCGGAGGTGTTTGGAAACTTCTACGGAACCTCTGAAACCTGGGTGCGCGAACAACTGGCAAAGGGTGAAGATGTTATTTTGGAAATCGACTGGCAGGGGGCTAAACAGGTTCGCCGCCTGATGCCTGATGCTGTCAGTATTTTTATTCTGCCGCCCTCGCTGGAAGCGTTGCGTGAGCGTTTGATCGGTCGTGGGACCGACGATATGGCCATTATTGACCGCCGAATGGCTCAGGCAGTGAATGAGATGTCTCACTACGGCGAATTTGATTACCTGGTGATCAATGATGAGTTTGACCTGGCTCTGCGAGACCTGCAAACCATTATCCGTAGCCGCCGTCTGGCGATTGGCTGGATGCAACACTACAAGGCTGACCTTATCAAAGGTCTGCTGAATTAA
- a CDS encoding YicC/YloC family endoribonuclease produces the protein MTSSMTAFARVQVQDDWGSLVWEIRSVNHRYLEPHFRLPEQAREIEPGLREILRRQLNRGKIECSLRLQLAEGAQKLNLNEAVLEDVQSAVNKVETWFINASGVNPLEILRWPGVMENQETNLAPVHAAALKAFEQAITQLINMRQREGAELKQFVLTRLDGISEEVSTIRGVLPELIEAQRQKILDRLEEAKAELDPERLEQEMIILAQKMDVDEELDRLDTHILEVKRTLDKKGGIGRRLDFLMQELNREANTLSSKSINAGLTQSAVNLKVLIEQMREQIQNIE, from the coding sequence ATGACTTCCAGTATGACCGCTTTTGCCCGTGTTCAAGTCCAGGATGACTGGGGCAGTCTGGTGTGGGAAATTCGTTCTGTTAACCATCGCTACCTTGAACCGCATTTTCGATTGCCGGAACAGGCTCGCGAAATTGAACCGGGGTTGCGTGAAATTCTGCGCAGGCAGCTGAATCGCGGCAAGATTGAATGCAGTCTGAGATTGCAGCTGGCTGAAGGTGCACAGAAGCTGAACCTGAATGAAGCGGTTCTGGAAGATGTGCAAAGCGCCGTTAACAAGGTTGAAACCTGGTTCATCAACGCTTCAGGTGTTAATCCGCTGGAAATCCTGCGCTGGCCGGGCGTGATGGAGAACCAAGAAACCAATCTGGCGCCTGTGCATGCAGCAGCCCTGAAGGCATTTGAACAGGCGATTACTCAGCTGATTAACATGCGCCAGCGTGAGGGCGCCGAACTGAAGCAGTTTGTGCTGACCCGGCTGGATGGCATCAGCGAAGAGGTCAGTACGATCCGTGGTGTTCTGCCTGAGCTGATTGAAGCTCAGAGACAGAAAATTCTGGATCGTCTGGAAGAAGCTAAAGCAGAGCTTGATCCTGAGCGTCTGGAGCAGGAAATGATTATTCTTGCCCAGAAGATGGACGTTGATGAAGAACTGGATCGTCTTGATACTCATATCCTGGAAGTAAAGCGAACACTGGACAAAAAAGGCGGCATTGGTCGTAGGCTGGATTTCCTGATGCAGGAACTGAACCGTGAAGCCAACACGTTGTCGTCCAAGTCGATCAATGCCGGACTGACCCAGAGTGCGGTGAACCTCAAGGTATTAATCGAACAGATGAGAGAACAGATTCAGAACATTGAATAA